A genomic region of Candidatus Parvarchaeota archaeon contains the following coding sequences:
- a CDS encoding adenylate kinase has protein sequence MIIVLGLPGVGKSTVLEGIAQAAGYKSVNYGTMMLEIAKRDFGVEHRDKIRALDAQAQAKIQAAVAKELEGMKGKIILDTHCSIQTQGGYLPGLPFSLLGKLRVERLVYVTAPADQIAKRREKDAASTGRVRPVEKSEIEEHEAMNKAYLAAYSAFLGVPALVIENLDGGLEAARKKLAGVL, from the coding sequence ATGATTATCGTGCTTGGGCTGCCAGGGGTTGGAAAATCAACAGTGCTTGAGGGGATTGCCCAGGCTGCAGGCTACAAGTCAGTCAACTACGGCACAATGATGCTTGAGATTGCAAAGCGGGATTTTGGCGTGGAGCACAGAGATAAGATTAGGGCCCTTGATGCGCAGGCCCAGGCAAAAATCCAGGCTGCTGTTGCCAAGGAGCTTGAGGGCATGAAAGGAAAAATAATTCTTGACACGCACTGCTCCATACAGACGCAGGGAGGTTACCTTCCCGGGCTTCCGTTTTCCCTTCTAGGAAAGCTCAGGGTGGAAAGACTTGTTTATGTAACTGCGCCAGCCGACCAGATAGCAAAGCGGCGCGAAAAAGACGCTGCATCCACAGGCAGGGTTCGGCCCGTAGAAAAAAGCGAGATTGAAGAGCACGAGGCAATGAACAAGGCATACCTTGCCGCTTATTCTGCTTTTTTGGGCGTCCCCGCACTTGTCATAGAAAATCTTGACGGGGGGCTTGAGGCTGCAAGAAAAAAACTTGCCGGCGTCCTTTGA